In one window of Chryseobacterium viscerum DNA:
- a CDS encoding TonB-dependent receptor: MKKIFTSVLFCASIFFYAQSGSLSGNINDDSKIALPGAKISLTPGNIYTTSDEHGSFVFLNVPPGSYTMKIDYLGYGIHEYNVTVESEKNTRQNIVFDKKETSIAAIVVSGATLKNQARALNKQKNNANITNVISSDQIGRFPDANIGDALKRVPGVTIQNDQGEARNLIIRGLAPNLNSVTLNGDRIPSAEGDNRNVQMDLIPSDMISTIEVNKTLTPDMDADAIGGSVNLITRASPNGQRISATVAGGYNPIREKGNYTAGFVYGNRFLDKKLGAVFSFSYNNNNFGSDNIEPVWSQANDLAQTVYVSKMGVRYYNEHRIRHSFDLNMDYEFNSKNKIYASAMYNFRNDKETRLALGYKIKPVYNADETEITDWKGSITRQNKGGDADNDNTRLEKQKVQNYALRGEHLLGSKIDLDWSVNYAIASEDKPHQRYIEFENSKMNFSPDLSNPEKPMFNLLAADNLGSYKLSDLSDANNFTQEKELGAKVNVRFPFSVIDGQKGRLRTGFRMRLKKKERENDFYSFTPVNTMGSLLSVPTINLDGQNFQPGNYVPGTFVDPSFLGGLDLFNPTLFNGKLKPEKYLSSNYNAKEQIYAGYIRWDQDFNDKLSMIVGARIETTNIDYTGNYVMNEKDLVGQINNTNTYTNVLPNISFKYIPMQDLVLRAAFTTALARPNYYSLVPYLNVISEDEIVAAGNPNLKATYAYNFDFMAEKYFKSVGILSGGVFYKNLNDFIYTYSKRNYTANDFANDFAGQSNPIPAGESNWKFTQQRNGDNVDIYGFEVALQRQLDFIPGAFWKGLGVYVNYTYTKSKAKGITNEEGIERTDVGFPGAAPHMFNGSLSWENKRFSARVSMNYASHYIDELGGKAFDDRYYDKQFFLDANASYKITSQLRVFAEANNLTNQPLRYYQGIQSRTAQAEYYRPRFTMGVKFDF, encoded by the coding sequence GTGAAAAAAATTTTTACATCTGTTTTATTTTGTGCCTCTATTTTTTTCTATGCACAGAGCGGTTCTCTTTCCGGAAACATCAACGACGATTCAAAAATAGCTCTGCCGGGAGCCAAAATCTCTCTGACTCCGGGAAATATCTATACGACCTCAGATGAACACGGAAGCTTTGTATTTCTGAATGTTCCCCCGGGAAGCTATACCATGAAAATTGATTATCTTGGTTATGGCATCCATGAATATAATGTAACAGTGGAGTCTGAGAAAAACACCCGTCAGAATATCGTTTTCGACAAAAAAGAAACGTCAATTGCTGCGATTGTAGTGTCAGGAGCTACTTTAAAAAATCAGGCAAGAGCTTTAAACAAGCAAAAAAATAACGCCAATATTACCAATGTGATTTCTTCTGATCAGATCGGGCGTTTTCCTGATGCCAATATAGGAGATGCTTTGAAGCGTGTTCCGGGAGTTACCATACAGAATGATCAGGGAGAAGCCAGAAATCTTATTATCAGAGGACTGGCTCCCAATCTAAACTCTGTTACGCTGAATGGTGACAGAATTCCTTCTGCTGAAGGTGATAACCGTAACGTCCAGATGGACCTGATTCCTTCTGATATGATTTCCACCATAGAAGTCAATAAAACCCTGACGCCTGATATGGATGCCGATGCCATTGGAGGTTCTGTAAACCTTATTACCAGAGCTTCTCCGAACGGACAAAGGATTTCTGCAACCGTTGCCGGAGGATACAACCCTATCCGTGAAAAAGGAAATTACACAGCCGGATTTGTGTATGGAAACCGATTTTTAGACAAAAAATTAGGTGCTGTATTCAGTTTTTCCTATAACAACAACAATTTCGGTTCGGATAATATAGAACCTGTATGGAGCCAGGCAAACGATCTGGCCCAAACAGTTTATGTAAGTAAAATGGGTGTACGTTACTATAATGAACACCGTATCAGGCACAGCTTTGATCTCAATATGGATTATGAATTCAATTCCAAAAACAAGATCTATGCTTCTGCAATGTATAATTTCAGGAATGATAAAGAAACAAGACTGGCTTTAGGATATAAAATAAAACCAGTCTATAACGCCGATGAAACAGAAATTACAGACTGGAAAGGAAGTATCACAAGACAGAATAAAGGTGGTGATGCTGATAATGACAACACCCGTCTGGAAAAACAGAAAGTTCAGAACTATGCTTTAAGAGGAGAACATTTATTAGGCTCCAAGATAGATCTTGACTGGTCCGTCAACTATGCAATAGCAAGTGAAGATAAGCCTCACCAGCGTTATATAGAGTTTGAAAACAGCAAAATGAATTTCTCTCCTGATCTTAGCAATCCTGAGAAACCAATGTTCAACCTCCTTGCTGCAGATAATTTAGGCAGTTATAAATTGAGTGATCTTTCGGATGCCAACAACTTTACACAGGAAAAGGAACTGGGAGCAAAAGTGAATGTACGATTTCCATTTTCAGTAATTGATGGCCAGAAAGGACGTCTTCGTACCGGTTTCCGTATGCGTCTGAAGAAAAAAGAAAGAGAAAATGATTTTTATTCCTTTACTCCGGTCAACACTATGGGAAGCCTCTTATCCGTACCTACGATAAACCTTGACGGCCAAAACTTCCAGCCTGGAAATTATGTTCCGGGAACATTCGTTGATCCATCTTTCCTTGGAGGGCTGGATTTATTCAATCCAACTTTGTTTAATGGTAAATTAAAGCCGGAGAAATATCTTTCCAGCAATTACAACGCAAAGGAGCAGATCTATGCAGGTTATATCCGTTGGGATCAGGATTTCAATGATAAATTATCAATGATCGTTGGGGCGCGTATTGAAACAACTAACATTGATTACACCGGAAACTATGTAATGAATGAAAAAGATCTGGTAGGACAAATCAATAATACCAATACCTATACGAACGTACTTCCGAATATTTCTTTCAAATATATTCCGATGCAGGATCTTGTGCTTCGTGCAGCATTTACCACAGCCCTTGCCCGTCCGAATTATTATTCACTGGTTCCTTACCTTAACGTGATTTCAGAAGACGAGATTGTTGCAGCCGGAAATCCAAACTTAAAAGCAACCTATGCGTATAATTTTGATTTTATGGCGGAAAAGTACTTTAAGTCTGTAGGGATTCTTTCCGGAGGAGTTTTTTATAAAAACCTGAACGATTTTATTTATACCTATTCCAAAAGAAATTATACTGCAAATGATTTCGCGAATGATTTTGCAGGACAGTCAAATCCAATTCCCGCGGGAGAAAGCAACTGGAAGTTTACCCAGCAGCGTAATGGTGATAATGTAGATATTTATGGTTTTGAAGTGGCTTTGCAAAGACAGCTTGATTTTATTCCCGGCGCTTTCTGGAAGGGACTTGGAGTGTATGTGAACTATACTTACACCAAATCCAAAGCAAAAGGAATCACCAATGAAGAAGGTATTGAAAGAACAGATGTAGGGTTTCCCGGAGCAGCTCCACATATGTTCAACGGATCTCTTTCGTGGGAAAATAAACGTTTTTCAGCCAGAGTTTCTATGAACTATGCGTCTCATTATATTGATGAACTGGGAGGAAAAGCTTTTGACGACCGTTATTATGACAAACAGTTTTTCCTTGATGCCAATGCTTCTTACAAGATTACAAGCCAGCTCAGAGTTTTCGCAGAAGCCAATAATCTGACCAATCAGCCGTTAAGATACTACCAGGGAATCCAGAGTAGAACAGCTCAGGCTGAATATTACAGACCAAGGTTTACGATGGGAGTGAAATTTGATTTTTAA
- a CDS encoding phytase: MKNIHYILALSVLPLVINCTGQKEVIEKLKPAVITETVVHDTDDPAIWINPQDASKSIIIGTDKDTDGGLYAFDLNGKITHKVLGLKRPNNVDLEYGFMLNGKKTDIAAVTERETNKVKLYTLPELKEIGEISVFDGESERGPMGISLYKNPQTEEIFVIVGRKSGPADGYLWQYKLTEKNGFITGEVVRKFGKYSGLKEIESIAVDDEMSYIYYSDEQFGVHKYYADPEKGNEELSVFGKGDFKSDVEGISIYPTAKGQGYILVSNQQNDTFNVYLREDQSKGRIAEIPVSTLESDGSEVTNVNLGPKFPKGVFVAMSNGRVFHFYDWRIVEKAIKSAVKTGK; the protein is encoded by the coding sequence ATGAAAAACATACATTATATATTGGCTCTTTCGGTCCTTCCTTTGGTGATCAACTGTACAGGGCAGAAAGAAGTAATAGAAAAATTAAAACCGGCTGTTATTACAGAAACAGTAGTTCATGATACGGATGATCCCGCCATATGGATTAATCCACAGGATGCATCAAAAAGTATTATCATTGGAACTGATAAAGATACTGATGGAGGTTTGTACGCCTTTGACCTTAACGGAAAGATCACCCATAAAGTTTTAGGATTGAAACGTCCCAATAACGTTGATCTGGAATATGGTTTTATGCTAAACGGTAAAAAAACAGATATCGCTGCCGTAACGGAAAGAGAAACCAACAAGGTAAAATTATATACACTTCCTGAGCTGAAAGAAATTGGAGAAATCTCTGTATTTGATGGAGAATCTGAACGCGGCCCGATGGGAATTTCTTTATATAAAAATCCACAGACAGAAGAAATCTTTGTTATTGTCGGAAGAAAATCCGGTCCTGCTGACGGCTACCTTTGGCAGTATAAACTGACTGAAAAGAACGGATTCATCACAGGAGAAGTTGTTCGTAAATTCGGAAAATACAGCGGACTGAAAGAGATTGAAAGCATTGCTGTAGACGATGAAATGAGCTATATCTATTATTCTGATGAGCAGTTCGGAGTTCACAAATATTATGCAGATCCGGAAAAGGGAAATGAGGAATTATCTGTTTTCGGGAAAGGTGATTTCAAATCTGATGTGGAAGGAATTTCAATCTATCCTACTGCTAAAGGACAGGGATATATTCTTGTTTCAAATCAGCAGAATGACACATTCAACGTCTATCTAAGAGAAGACCAGTCAAAAGGAAGAATTGCAGAAATTCCTGTTTCTACGCTGGAAAGTGATGGTTCTGAAGTGACGAATGTTAATTTAGGTCCCAAATTTCCTAAAGGTGTCTTCGTTGCGATGAGTAATGGCAGAGTATTTCACTTTTACGATTGGAGAATAGTTGAAAAAGCCATTAAATCAGCAGTGAAAACTGGTAAATAA
- a CDS encoding excinuclease ABC subunit UvrA, whose translation MENIEITNARQNNLRNIYIKIPKYKIVVFTGVSGSGKSSLVFETIGAEAQRQINETQNSFIRNRLQHYGLPDVDKIENLNVPIIINQKRLGGNARSTVGTAADVSASLRLLFSRMGEPFVGYSNVFSFNHPQGMCPECEGLGFVQTLDVNALIDREKSLHEGAVRFPTFQPGGWRLTRYTLSGYFDNDKKLKDFTEKEWEILLHAPEHKPKHPHKDWGKTVKYEGIVPRIEKAFLKKDSKENITRKDALKNIVITKTCPLCQGKRLNEKILSCKIEGKSIADCMALSVDELLEFITSLDSRQYEVVIKELSAKLQNIMTIGLQYLTLDRSTNTLSGGESQRIKMVRSLGNNLIDLLYIFDEPSIGLHPKDLQNIITIIQQIRDKGNSVLIVEHDPDLIKMADHIIDIGPGSGRNGGKVVYEGTFKNLKSSAGKTGSYFARKPFIKQKFRKSDGYLEIRNANRYNLNNVTVNIPTGVMTVVTGVAGSGKSTLINRILPELYPDVTIIDQSLFAASVRSNLLTYLGISDIVRKLFAQSNHVSDKLFSRNSEGACKNCKGLGTERIDLAFMDDIEQPCEVCGGSGFDPDVLQYIYNEKTIVQVMNLTVSEAISFFKEETVLKNFDLLIQLGLDYLTLGQRLDSFSGGERQRLKLTKELKNTNQIIVLDEPSTGLHPSDTQKLLTFFNNLVEQNNTLIVIEHNLDIISQADWIIDMGPGAGKFGGKVLFEGIPQELLKNKISFTAEFLKKHIQ comes from the coding sequence ATGGAAAATATAGAAATTACCAATGCCCGGCAAAATAATCTCAGAAATATTTACATAAAAATTCCAAAATATAAGATTGTGGTGTTTACGGGAGTATCAGGATCCGGGAAATCTTCATTGGTTTTTGAAACCATTGGAGCAGAAGCTCAAAGGCAGATTAATGAAACCCAGAACAGTTTTATCAGAAACCGTCTGCAGCATTATGGCCTGCCTGATGTAGATAAAATTGAAAATTTGAATGTTCCTATCATTATCAATCAGAAGCGGTTAGGAGGAAATGCCAGGTCTACGGTGGGAACAGCGGCTGATGTGTCTGCTTCTTTAAGACTATTATTTTCGAGAATGGGAGAGCCCTTTGTAGGCTATTCTAACGTTTTTTCATTTAATCATCCGCAGGGAATGTGCCCGGAATGTGAAGGACTGGGCTTTGTTCAGACCTTGGACGTGAATGCTTTAATTGATCGTGAAAAATCCTTACATGAAGGCGCAGTCCGGTTTCCGACCTTTCAGCCGGGTGGATGGCGTTTAACAAGATATACCTTGTCCGGATATTTTGATAATGATAAAAAACTGAAAGATTTTACCGAAAAAGAATGGGAGATTTTGCTGCATGCACCAGAGCATAAACCTAAACATCCCCATAAAGACTGGGGAAAAACCGTAAAATATGAAGGGATTGTTCCAAGAATAGAAAAAGCGTTCCTGAAAAAAGATTCCAAAGAAAATATCACAAGAAAAGATGCCCTGAAGAATATTGTGATCACAAAAACCTGCCCTTTATGTCAGGGAAAACGGTTGAATGAAAAAATCCTGTCCTGTAAGATCGAAGGAAAAAGTATTGCAGACTGTATGGCTCTTTCCGTGGACGAACTGCTTGAGTTTATTACTTCGCTGGATTCAAGACAATATGAAGTCGTCATCAAAGAACTTTCAGCAAAACTTCAGAATATAATGACCATCGGATTGCAGTATCTGACTCTTGACAGGAGTACCAACACCCTTTCCGGGGGAGAATCTCAGCGTATAAAAATGGTACGGAGTCTGGGAAACAATCTGATAGATCTTTTGTACATTTTTGATGAACCCAGTATTGGTCTTCATCCCAAAGATCTGCAAAATATTATCACCATCATACAGCAGATCAGGGATAAAGGAAATTCTGTCTTAATTGTAGAGCATGATCCCGACCTGATAAAAATGGCAGACCATATTATTGATATAGGCCCGGGCTCAGGAAGAAACGGGGGAAAAGTGGTATATGAAGGAACATTTAAAAACTTAAAGAGTTCAGCCGGCAAAACAGGTTCTTATTTTGCAAGGAAACCGTTTATAAAACAAAAATTCAGAAAATCTGATGGATACCTGGAAATTAGAAATGCCAACAGGTATAATCTTAACAATGTGACTGTAAATATTCCGACCGGAGTAATGACAGTTGTAACAGGAGTTGCAGGATCTGGCAAAAGCACTCTGATTAATCGTATTCTGCCGGAGCTTTATCCTGATGTGACCATTATTGATCAATCTTTGTTTGCTGCAAGCGTCCGCTCTAATCTGCTTACTTATCTGGGGATATCAGATATTGTGCGAAAGCTTTTTGCACAATCTAATCATGTTTCAGACAAACTGTTCAGCAGAAATAGTGAAGGAGCCTGTAAAAACTGCAAAGGATTGGGAACAGAAAGAATTGATCTTGCTTTTATGGATGATATTGAACAGCCTTGTGAAGTTTGCGGAGGTTCGGGATTTGATCCTGATGTATTGCAATATATCTACAACGAAAAAACAATTGTGCAGGTTATGAATCTGACAGTCTCTGAGGCTATTTCTTTTTTTAAGGAAGAAACGGTTCTTAAAAACTTTGATCTGCTGATACAGCTGGGGCTCGATTATCTGACTTTGGGGCAAAGGCTGGATAGCTTTTCCGGAGGTGAAAGACAGCGCCTTAAACTCACAAAAGAGCTGAAGAACACCAATCAGATTATTGTTCTTGATGAACCGAGTACAGGGCTGCATCCAAGTGATACACAAAAATTACTGACTTTTTTTAATAACCTTGTAGAGCAGAATAATACACTGATTGTCATAGAACATAATCTTGATATTATTTCACAGGCAGACTGGATTATTGATATGGGGCCGGGAGCAGGAAAGTTTGGTGGGAAAGTATTGTTTGAAGGTATTCCACAGGAGCTATTGAAAAACAAAATATCATTCACTGCAGAATTTCTGAAGAAACATATTCAGTAA